One Vicinamibacteria bacterium genomic region harbors:
- a CDS encoding sulfatase-like hydrolase/transferase: MRWARAERSGGPAGRVVLVALWLASCGGTSSGPKAATPPATFPSSPAGLPNIIIILADDLGYGDMSANGPSRLKTPNLDQMAAEGVRLTGFDVPAAICAPSRAALMTGRYPVRTGIFWNPPVRLNPGEITIAEALKARGYVTSMVGKWHLGWDRDDMPTHHGFDFYYGMPAGEDPNYFMRQDQITNDGVGLEELAWRYTVEAVDFIHSVRDRPFFLYLAHRSPHTPLYASYRFAGTSSAGILGDVVAELDWGVGEVIRALRETGHDRDTFVFFFSDNGPDLKEGSESGSAGPFSGGKGSPQEGGLREPAIAWWPGRLPAGKVVTEPTVSMDLFPTVLALAGGTLPTDRNYDGQDIFKVLTGEVTMIPGPGVDGGRELLSWEGEAAVALRTGKWKYLGPGFWQLTPGFYDLEADPGERNDLSAAQPDLARRMKDRLAEDFLEVTRGK; the protein is encoded by the coding sequence CGGAGGCACCTCGTCGGGCCCCAAGGCGGCGACGCCCCCGGCCACCTTCCCCTCCTCACCCGCCGGCCTCCCCAACATAATCATCATCCTGGCCGACGACCTCGGTTACGGCGACATGAGTGCCAACGGCCCCTCCCGGCTGAAGACCCCCAACCTGGATCAGATGGCCGCGGAGGGGGTGCGCCTCACCGGCTTCGACGTCCCCGCAGCAATCTGCGCCCCTTCGCGGGCCGCCCTCATGACCGGGCGCTATCCGGTGCGGACGGGGATCTTCTGGAACCCTCCCGTGCGCCTGAATCCGGGGGAGATCACGATCGCCGAGGCCCTAAAGGCTCGCGGGTACGTCACCTCCATGGTGGGGAAATGGCACCTGGGCTGGGACCGCGACGACATGCCCACCCACCACGGCTTCGACTTCTACTACGGCATGCCCGCGGGCGAGGACCCGAACTACTTCATGAGGCAGGACCAGATCACCAACGATGGCGTGGGCCTGGAGGAGCTGGCCTGGCGCTACACGGTGGAGGCGGTCGACTTCATTCACTCCGTTCGGGATCGCCCCTTCTTCCTCTACCTCGCCCACCGCTCCCCCCACACGCCGCTCTACGCCTCCTACCGCTTCGCGGGCACCTCCTCGGCGGGAATCCTGGGAGACGTGGTGGCGGAGCTGGACTGGGGGGTGGGGGAGGTGATCCGGGCCCTCCGCGAGACGGGCCATGATCGGGACACGTTCGTCTTCTTCTTCAGCGACAACGGGCCGGACCTGAAGGAAGGGTCGGAGAGCGGCTCCGCGGGCCCGTTCTCGGGCGGAAAGGGCTCTCCCCAGGAGGGGGGATTGCGCGAGCCCGCGATCGCCTGGTGGCCGGGGCGCCTTCCCGCGGGCAAGGTGGTGACGGAGCCCACCGTCAGCATGGACCTCTTCCCGACGGTGTTGGCCCTGGCCGGGGGCACCCTGCCCACGGACCGAAACTACGACGGGCAGGATATCTTCAAGGTGCTCACGGGAGAGGTGACGATGATCCCGGGGCCGGGGGTGGACGGGGGCCGCGAGCTCCTCTCCTGGGAGGGTGAGGCCGCGGTCGCCCTGCGCACCGGCAAATGGAAGTACCTGGGACCGGGGTTCTGGCAGCTGACCCCCGGCTTCTACGACCTCGAGGCCGATCCCGGAGAGAGGAACGACCTCTCGGCCGCCCAACCCGACCTGGCCCGGCGCATGAAAGATCGGCTGGCGGAGGACTTCCTCGAAGTCACCCGCGGCAAATGA